One Cucumis sativus cultivar 9930 chromosome 1, Cucumber_9930_V3, whole genome shotgun sequence DNA segment encodes these proteins:
- the LOC101212351 gene encoding copper transporter 1: protein MDAATEAHNHHMHGMTPPPDSSTASPEMMHHKMMMHMTFFWGTNAEILFHRWPGERSGMYALALIFIFVLAFLVEWLTHCRLIKEDSSRAAAGLIRTLMHTVRVGLAYLVMLAVMSFNVGVLLVAIGGHCLGFFLFGSKFFKRSEAVSAYVKL from the exons ATGGACGCTGCCACCGAAGCTCACAACCATCATATGCACGGCATGACACCGCCACCGGACTCCTCCACCGCATCGCCGGAAATGATGCACCACAAGATGATGATGCACATGACCTTCTTTTGGGGAACCAACGCCGAGATTCTGTTCCATCGCTGGCCTGGCGAGCGCTCCGGCATGTACGCCTTAGCCTTAATCTTCATCTTCGTGCTTGCTTTTCTCGTCGAATGGCTTACACATTGCCGATTGATTAAGGAAGATTCGAGCCGGGCAGCGGCAGGATTGATCCGGACTCTGATGCATACGGTTAGGGTTGGATTAGCGTATTTAGTGATGCTTGCGGTGATGTCGTTCAATGTTGGAGTGCTTTTGGTAGCAATCGGTGGACATTGCTTGggatttttcttgtttgggAGTAAATTTTTCAAGAGATCGGAAGCGGTTTCTG CTTATGTCAAGTTGTAA